Proteins encoded in a region of the Mesorhizobium sp. NBSH29 genome:
- a CDS encoding HPP family protein, protein MAFRLFSPILAGATLRERVLACFGAFVGIALAGAVCGLALGVDRLHPLIVAPIGASAVLLFAVPASPLAQPWPIIGGNTISALVGMAVAHVVGDPTLAIGLAVALSIAIMSLTRSLHPPGGAAALTAALGGPVVEHAGWLFAFVPVALNSILLVGVGIVFHRLARRNYPHVAVPAASTHGTADPPTQLRSGFQPGDIDAALEALHETFDIDRADLQRLFRQVEYQALARNSGTLLCRDIMSRDVVQVDVDADVDVARALLLEHNIRSLPVIDAAGRLAGTVGLRELADARGRVGDVLSRAATPSASAPAMSLLPALTDGRTHAVILVDDAGRIEGLITQTDLLAATARLAVATAR, encoded by the coding sequence ATGGCGTTTCGTTTATTTTCTCCCATCCTGGCCGGCGCGACACTGCGCGAGCGGGTTCTCGCCTGCTTCGGTGCCTTTGTCGGCATTGCGCTCGCCGGCGCCGTGTGCGGCCTGGCGCTGGGCGTGGACCGGCTGCACCCGCTGATCGTCGCGCCCATCGGGGCGTCCGCCGTGCTCCTGTTCGCAGTGCCGGCAAGCCCCCTGGCGCAGCCCTGGCCGATCATTGGCGGCAACACGATCTCGGCGCTGGTCGGGATGGCTGTCGCCCATGTCGTGGGCGACCCGACGCTCGCCATCGGGCTGGCGGTCGCGCTCTCCATCGCCATCATGTCGCTGACGCGCAGCCTGCACCCGCCGGGCGGCGCGGCCGCGCTGACCGCAGCGCTCGGCGGGCCGGTCGTCGAACATGCCGGCTGGCTGTTTGCCTTCGTGCCGGTGGCGCTGAACTCCATCCTACTGGTGGGCGTCGGCATCGTGTTCCACAGGCTGGCCAGGCGAAACTATCCGCATGTCGCGGTGCCCGCCGCGAGCACCCACGGAACGGCCGATCCGCCGACGCAGTTGCGCTCGGGCTTCCAGCCTGGGGATATCGACGCGGCACTCGAAGCGCTGCACGAGACGTTCGACATTGACCGCGCCGATCTGCAGCGGCTTTTCCGGCAGGTCGAGTATCAGGCGCTGGCGCGAAACAGCGGGACGCTTTTGTGCCGCGATATCATGTCGCGCGATGTCGTGCAGGTAGATGTCGATGCGGACGTGGACGTCGCCCGCGCGCTGCTGCTCGAACACAATATCCGCAGCCTGCCGGTGATCGACGCCGCTGGCCGGCTGGCCGGCACGGTCGGGTTGCGCGAACTCGCCGACGCGCGCGGACGGGTCGGCGATGTGCTGTCGCGTGCGGCGACGCCGAGCGCATCGGCGCCCGCCATGAGCCTGCTGCCGGCCCTGACCGATGGGCGCACGCATGCCGTCATCCTGGTGGACGACGCGGGGCGAATCGAGGGGCTGATTACGCAGACGGACCTGCTCGCTGCCACGGCGCGCCTGGCGGTGGCCACGGCGCGATGA
- a CDS encoding autoinducer binding domain-containing protein, with the protein MLKEALAELVRGLGFDCYAYVNLQPVRTYAVSNYPSEWQARYLLQKYTKVDPVVSMARARMQAFAWAAEHAHKSADKRVRRFFHEAGDFGIKSGVIGIWAYVYADASIE; encoded by the coding sequence ATGTTGAAGGAAGCGCTCGCCGAACTCGTGCGAGGACTCGGTTTCGATTGCTACGCATATGTCAATCTACAGCCCGTCAGAACGTACGCCGTGTCAAACTATCCGTCAGAATGGCAGGCTCGATACCTGCTTCAGAAATACACCAAGGTTGATCCCGTCGTCTCTATGGCCAGAGCGAGGATGCAGGCGTTCGCCTGGGCGGCCGAGCACGCTCATAAGTCAGCGGACAAGCGCGTTCGGCGCTTCTTTCATGAAGCGGGGGATTTCGGCATCAAGTCGGGAGTGATCGGCATTTGGGCATATGTCTATGCTGACGCTAGCATCGAATAA
- a CDS encoding TraH family protein codes for MIDAALIQQCADPGLKPAIVEKFIAEAGSSDPLTVTVGAGDRVVLVPKPRTPEEALALIRQHVGKAVVRVGVTQYPAGLGVADVSELKPELLDACANIRIGTTLFGKVYRIVTKWYGSAVDEALDDSIYAWKTGYFEGRAVFSEPDPGEMSLAEPKQAPPELSKEPGSSEEYASEGALAGGVSVQRDTLPGDPNKAAIRIDLSGIGGRSP; via the coding sequence ATGATCGACGCCGCCCTCATCCAGCAATGCGCCGACCCCGGCCTGAAGCCCGCGATTGTCGAGAAGTTCATCGCGGAGGCCGGCTCCAGCGATCCGCTAACAGTGACCGTCGGCGCTGGCGATCGTGTCGTGCTCGTGCCGAAGCCGCGCACTCCGGAAGAGGCATTGGCGCTCATTCGCCAGCATGTCGGCAAGGCAGTCGTGCGGGTCGGCGTCACGCAATATCCGGCCGGGCTAGGCGTCGCCGACGTCTCGGAACTAAAGCCCGAGCTTCTCGACGCCTGCGCCAACATACGCATCGGTACGACGCTGTTTGGCAAGGTCTATCGCATCGTCACGAAATGGTACGGCAGCGCGGTGGACGAGGCGTTGGACGATTCCATCTACGCCTGGAAGACGGGATACTTCGAAGGTAGGGCCGTGTTCAGCGAACCGGATCCCGGCGAGATGAGTCTTGCCGAGCCGAAGCAGGCGCCGCCCGAACTATCGAAAGAGCCCGGGTCATCGGAAGAGTATGCCTCCGAAGGGGCGTTAGCAGGCGGCGTTTCCGTGCAGCGCGACACCCTGCCCGGCGACCCAAACAAGGCGGCGATCCGAATCGATCTTTCCGGCATTGGCGGCCGCTCCCCCTAG
- a CDS encoding LuxR C-terminal-related transcriptional regulator: MLTLASNKPALSLERDIDQIAAVTAVSLLHAKLEQQDIEPTASFHVELKARQALCLKWAAEGKTMRDIAAIENISFATVNFHLNNARKALDVGTLAHATALATKLKLI, translated from the coding sequence ATGCTGACGCTAGCATCGAATAAGCCAGCCCTGTCGCTTGAAAGGGATATCGACCAGATCGCCGCCGTCACCGCCGTTTCGCTGCTTCATGCTAAGCTCGAACAGCAGGACATCGAACCAACCGCAAGCTTTCATGTCGAACTAAAGGCCCGGCAGGCACTCTGCCTGAAGTGGGCGGCGGAGGGAAAGACGATGAGGGACATCGCCGCGATCGAGAACATCTCCTTTGCAACCGTGAACTTTCATCTGAACAACGCACGCAAAGCGCTCGACGTCGGGACTCTGGCTCACGCAACCGCGTTGGCGACAAAACTCAAGCTGATCTGA
- a CDS encoding transcriptional repressor TraM, with product MMSDNNNGLVQPENKLVLRAVVGLTEHLPKADLEQITIQAIKAHRRLRDQAEARQNEWHAIEAGDPSGKTVGAARIAYVTSMIDMHGQQTVLSTLLDVLGYIPSFRGD from the coding sequence ATGATGTCAGATAATAATAATGGCCTTGTGCAGCCAGAGAATAAACTTGTCTTGAGGGCGGTCGTCGGCCTGACAGAGCATCTCCCTAAAGCAGATCTCGAACAGATCACAATCCAGGCGATCAAGGCTCACCGGCGCCTTCGTGACCAGGCAGAAGCACGTCAGAACGAATGGCACGCGATAGAGGCTGGCGATCCATCTGGCAAAACAGTAGGAGCCGCCCGTATCGCCTATGTTACGTCCATGATCGATATGCACGGCCAGCAGACTGTGTTGTCGACCTTGCTCGACGTTCTTGGCTATATTCCTTCCTTCCGAGGGGACTGA